Proteins encoded by one window of Actinocorallia herbida:
- the pqqE gene encoding pyrroloquinoline quinone biosynthesis protein PqqE, which translates to MADLNPPWALLAELTHACPLHCPYCSNPLELVRRGAELRAEEWGRVFREAAALGVVQAHLSGGEPLLRPDLEEIAAAARDAGVYTQLVTSGLGLTSARLDALAANGVESVQLSVQDAARAGSDLIAGTRSFDAKVEAAAVIRASGLPFGLNVVLHRRNLDHVAELIDLAVAWGAERIELANTQFYGWALRNRAALLPDRAQLTRAQEIVRRRAEELRGRLEIFWVLPDYFEGTPKPCMGGWGSRSLTVAPDGKALPCPAAYALPEPKPPNVRDHSLDWIWRHSEIFNAYRGTAWMPSPCRTCPQRETDFGGCRCQALALTGDASRTDPACSLSPDHHLITDALTSAPSTDYTYRSPGRLARVGGERDDAP; encoded by the coding sequence ATGGCTGATCTGAACCCGCCGTGGGCCCTGCTCGCCGAGCTCACCCACGCCTGCCCGCTGCACTGCCCCTACTGTTCCAACCCGCTCGAGCTCGTCCGGCGCGGCGCCGAACTGCGCGCCGAGGAATGGGGACGGGTGTTCCGGGAGGCCGCGGCGCTCGGCGTCGTCCAGGCCCACCTCTCGGGTGGCGAGCCGTTGCTGCGCCCCGACCTCGAAGAGATCGCCGCCGCCGCGCGCGACGCGGGCGTCTACACCCAGCTGGTGACGAGCGGTCTCGGCCTCACCTCCGCGCGGTTGGACGCGCTGGCCGCGAACGGCGTCGAGAGCGTCCAGCTGTCGGTCCAGGACGCCGCGCGGGCCGGATCGGACCTGATCGCCGGAACCCGCTCGTTCGACGCCAAGGTCGAGGCCGCGGCGGTCATCCGCGCGTCCGGGCTGCCGTTCGGCCTCAACGTGGTGCTGCACCGGCGCAACCTCGACCACGTCGCCGAACTCATCGACCTCGCCGTCGCCTGGGGAGCCGAGCGGATCGAACTGGCCAACACCCAGTTCTACGGCTGGGCGCTGCGCAACCGCGCGGCCCTCCTGCCCGACCGCGCCCAGCTCACCCGCGCCCAGGAGATCGTCCGGCGACGGGCGGAAGAACTCCGCGGCCGCCTGGAGATCTTCTGGGTGCTGCCCGACTACTTCGAGGGCACCCCGAAACCCTGCATGGGCGGATGGGGTTCGCGATCCCTCACCGTCGCCCCCGACGGCAAGGCCCTCCCCTGCCCCGCCGCCTACGCCCTCCCCGAGCCGAAGCCCCCGAACGTCCGGGACCACTCCCTGGACTGGATCTGGCGCCACTCCGAGATCTTCAACGCCTACCGCGGCACCGCCTGGATGCCGTCCCCCTGCCGGACCTGCCCGCAGCGCGAAACCGACTTCGGCGGCTGCCGCTGCCAGGCCCTCGCGCTCACCGGCGACGCCTCGCGCACCGACCCGGCCTGCTCCCTCTCCCCGGACCACCACCTGATCACCGACGCCCTGACCTCGGCACCGAGCACCGACTACACCTACAGATCCCCCGGCCGCCTCGCCCGCGTCGGAGGTGAACGAGACGATGCGCCCTGA
- a CDS encoding CPBP family intramembrane glutamic endopeptidase: MRLLKQLVPVAVVAFVGSAIVGAVQGSPFLVLVLGVVTAVLAVFVYARVVRWSERRAPVEVAPQGAARAIGRGALIGVGMFAAVIVNIAFIGGYRVDGLGSVAGAAALFGFMAAAAVTEELIFRGILFRLIEERTGTWAALALTGLLFGLSHLANEHASLWGAIAIAIEAGGMLAAAYAATRTLWVPIGLHFGWNFAAAGIFSTEVSGNGDTEGLLNGVSSGGDLLTGGAFGPEASPYAVGFGLLLTIVFLWLARRRGNLVPLRRGARVDALARLAG; encoded by the coding sequence GCGTTCGTCGGCAGTGCGATCGTGGGCGCGGTGCAGGGGAGTCCGTTCCTCGTCCTGGTCCTCGGCGTCGTGACGGCGGTGCTCGCCGTGTTCGTGTACGCCCGTGTGGTGCGGTGGTCCGAGCGACGCGCGCCGGTGGAGGTCGCACCGCAGGGCGCCGCTCGCGCCATCGGCCGGGGCGCGCTGATCGGGGTCGGCATGTTCGCGGCCGTCATCGTGAACATCGCCTTCATCGGCGGCTACCGGGTCGACGGCCTGGGCTCCGTGGCGGGCGCGGCCGCGCTGTTCGGCTTCATGGCCGCCGCCGCGGTGACGGAGGAGCTGATCTTTCGCGGCATCCTGTTCCGGCTCATCGAGGAGCGCACCGGCACGTGGGCGGCGCTGGCGCTGACCGGTCTGCTGTTCGGCCTGTCGCACCTGGCGAATGAGCACGCGAGCCTGTGGGGCGCGATCGCGATCGCGATCGAGGCCGGCGGCATGCTCGCCGCCGCCTACGCCGCCACCCGCACCCTGTGGGTGCCGATCGGCCTGCACTTCGGCTGGAACTTCGCCGCGGCCGGCATCTTCAGCACCGAGGTCTCCGGCAACGGCGACACGGAGGGGCTGCTCAACGGGGTGTCATCAGGCGGCGACCTGCTCACCGGCGGTGCGTTCGGGCCGGAGGCGAGCCCGTACGCGGTCGGGTTCGGCCTGCTGCTGACCATCGTGTTCCTGTGGCTGGCCCGCCGTCGCGGCAACCTGGTCCCGCTCCGGCGCGGCGCCCGGGTCGACGCGCTCGCTAGGCTCGCCGGGTGA
- the pqqC gene encoding pyrroloquinoline-quinone synthase PqqC encodes MNTALAEGTLEQRLHELAAERYHHRHPFNLRMHDGLLTPAQLRCWVLNRFHYQRHIPIKDAHILAKLQDPAHRRGWIRRIHDHDGTGADPGGLERWLRLGEAVGLHRAELLSGEGVLPGVRFAVGAYVSFCRDKSPLEAVASSLTELFAPDLMVTRIAAWERHYPWIEPEGLRYFQGRVGQGRRDSREAVDLVHLWTETEDDHRRAVAAFTFKCDVLWSLLDAVDHAR; translated from the coding sequence ACCGGCACCCGTTCAACCTGCGCATGCACGACGGGCTCCTGACGCCCGCGCAGCTGCGGTGCTGGGTCCTCAACCGCTTCCACTACCAGCGGCACATCCCCATCAAGGACGCCCACATCCTCGCCAAACTCCAGGACCCGGCGCACCGCCGCGGCTGGATCCGGCGCATCCACGACCACGACGGCACCGGCGCCGACCCCGGCGGCCTCGAGCGCTGGCTCCGCCTGGGCGAAGCCGTGGGCCTGCACCGTGCCGAACTCCTGTCCGGAGAGGGAGTGCTCCCCGGCGTCAGGTTCGCCGTGGGCGCCTACGTGTCCTTCTGCCGGGACAAGAGCCCGCTGGAGGCCGTCGCCTCCTCTCTCACCGAGCTGTTCGCGCCCGACCTGATGGTCACCCGCATCGCCGCCTGGGAACGGCACTACCCGTGGATCGAGCCGGAAGGACTCCGCTACTTCCAGGGCCGCGTCGGCCAAGGGCGCCGCGACTCGAGGGAAGCGGTGGACCTCGTCCACCTGTGGACCGAGACGGAGGACGACCACCGCAGGGCCGTCGCCGCCTTCACCTTCAAATGCGACGTGCTCTGGTCGCTCCTGGACGCGGTGGACCATGCTCGCTGA
- a CDS encoding sensor histidine kinase, whose translation MIDPRRIPDLWQRCDVTVRDSPFALLLAAASFLPAFQGTGTEVGELPARPFDALAVVAVALQCLPLAVRRRWPAVCLALVSLGFVLDQLRAYHALAGTALPIALISAGAHLEHHRRGTAILLSAAYAPLVVALDRLGAAERPEGYALFYLALVGAWGIGAWLRSTRATEAERRRHIAEATRAAERTRIARELHDVVTHHVTAMVVQAEAARYLTAAPDRLDETLNAVTGTGRRAIADLRHLLDLLDPGHDAAVRTPSVGELRTLVEQTRQAGQPVEFTQEGRPAESAGSAEFVAHRVVQESLTNALKYAYGSRTAVLVRYGEKEILVEVSTDGSGSRAGSSGSSVGSGRGLAGLRARVGTLGGEFSADRHAGGGFLVRARIPAGSPS comes from the coding sequence GTGATCGACCCCCGTCGGATCCCGGATCTGTGGCAGCGGTGCGACGTCACGGTCCGGGATTCCCCGTTCGCGCTGCTGCTGGCCGCCGCGTCGTTCCTGCCCGCGTTCCAGGGCACCGGAACGGAGGTCGGCGAGCTGCCCGCCCGCCCCTTCGACGCGCTGGCCGTCGTGGCGGTCGCGCTCCAGTGCCTCCCGCTCGCCGTGCGCCGCCGGTGGCCCGCCGTCTGCCTCGCCCTGGTGTCGCTCGGTTTCGTCCTCGACCAGCTCCGCGCCTACCACGCGCTGGCGGGCACCGCGCTGCCCATCGCGCTCATCAGCGCCGGCGCCCATCTGGAGCATCACCGGCGCGGCACCGCGATCCTCCTCTCCGCGGCGTACGCGCCGCTGGTGGTCGCGCTCGACCGGCTCGGCGCGGCCGAGAGACCGGAGGGGTACGCGCTGTTCTACCTGGCGCTGGTCGGCGCCTGGGGCATCGGGGCCTGGCTGCGCTCCACCCGGGCCACCGAGGCCGAACGCCGCCGCCACATCGCCGAGGCCACCCGTGCCGCCGAACGCACCCGCATCGCCCGCGAGCTGCACGACGTGGTGACCCACCACGTGACGGCGATGGTCGTCCAGGCCGAGGCGGCCCGCTATCTGACCGCCGCGCCCGATCGGCTGGACGAGACCCTGAACGCCGTCACCGGCACCGGCCGACGGGCCATCGCCGACCTGCGGCATCTGCTGGACCTGCTCGACCCCGGCCATGACGCCGCGGTCCGGACGCCGTCCGTCGGCGAGCTTCGCACGCTGGTGGAGCAGACGCGCCAGGCCGGGCAGCCGGTGGAGTTCACCCAGGAGGGCAGGCCCGCCGAATCTGCGGGCAGCGCCGAGTTCGTGGCCCATAGGGTCGTGCAGGAATCCCTGACGAACGCCCTCAAGTACGCCTATGGCAGCCGTACCGCGGTCCTCGTGCGCTACGGCGAGAAGGAGATCCTCGTGGAGGTCAGCACCGACGGCTCCGGCTCGCGGGCCGGTTCGTCCGGTTCGTCCGTTGGGAGCGGGCGGGGCCTCGCCGGGCTCCGCGCGCGGGTCGGCACCCTGGGCGGCGAGTTCAGCGCCGACCGGCACGCGGGCGGCGGGTTCCTCGTGCGGGCTCGCATCCCGGCGGGGAGCCCGTCGTGA
- a CDS encoding response regulator, with translation MSAPVRVLVCDDQALIRTGFATIIGAQPDLEVVGECGDGRAAVDLARRLDPDIVVMDVRMPVLDGIGATRLLAGAGVQRPVKVLVVTTFNLDEYVYEALRAGASGFLLKDAPPAQLLHGIRTVAAGAALLAPEVTRKLVGRYAARIRPAEDTPDGIPLTPRELEVLRLIADGLSNSEIAATLVLSHETVKTYVSRILTKLDLRDRVQAVVYAYRRGLAT, from the coding sequence GTGAGCGCGCCGGTCCGGGTCCTGGTCTGCGACGACCAGGCGCTGATCCGCACCGGGTTCGCCACGATCATCGGTGCGCAGCCCGACCTCGAGGTGGTCGGCGAGTGCGGGGACGGTCGTGCCGCGGTCGACCTCGCCCGCCGGCTGGATCCGGACATCGTGGTGATGGACGTGCGCATGCCGGTGCTCGACGGCATCGGGGCGACCCGCCTGCTGGCCGGCGCAGGAGTGCAGCGCCCCGTCAAAGTGCTCGTGGTGACGACCTTCAACCTGGACGAGTACGTGTACGAGGCGCTGCGTGCGGGGGCGAGCGGTTTCCTGCTCAAGGACGCCCCGCCCGCGCAGCTGCTGCACGGCATCCGCACCGTCGCGGCGGGCGCCGCGCTCCTGGCCCCCGAGGTGACACGGAAGCTCGTCGGCAGGTACGCGGCGCGGATCCGTCCCGCCGAGGACACGCCGGACGGCATCCCGCTGACCCCGCGCGAACTCGAGGTGCTGCGCCTCATCGCCGACGGCCTGTCCAACAGCGAGATCGCCGCCACCCTGGTGCTCAGCCACGAGACCGTCAAAACGTACGTGTCGCGCATCCTCACCAAGCTCGACCTGCGTGACCGCGTGCAAGCGGTCGTCTACGCCTACCGCCGGGGCCTGGCGACCTGA
- the pqqD gene encoding pyrroloquinoline quinone biosynthesis peptide chaperone PqqD, with protein MLADHRPALARSVRLHHDKVRDTDLLLMPERAVRLTGAGGTILRLCDGRRTTAEIVAELVRDFPGEPVEAETTAFLDRMREQGWLI; from the coding sequence ATGCTCGCTGACCACCGCCCCGCCCTGGCCCGCTCGGTGCGCCTGCACCACGACAAGGTGCGCGACACCGATCTCCTGCTCATGCCCGAGCGCGCGGTCCGGCTCACCGGCGCCGGCGGCACGATCCTCCGGCTCTGCGACGGGCGGCGCACGACGGCCGAGATCGTCGCGGAACTGGTCCGGGACTTCCCGGGCGAACCCGTCGAAGCCGAGACGACGGCCTTCCTGGACCGGATGCGGGAGCAGGGATGGCTGATCTGA